DNA sequence from the Candida dubliniensis CD36 chromosome 5, complete sequence genome:
GTTGTTGTTTCTTACCTAAGCAGGATACTCGGATGGAAAGTTCTGAATTGCTCCACAGTcttatttattgttgttgcattCGCCATTACTTACCTCTGACATTGAGCTAATTTCCACATTATAAATACAATCAAAAGGACGAACTTTGCTTCCCACCTAGTCTAATCAAATAATCCTTTTTATTGGTTATTCGCCACACCCTTCCCCCCTCCCCCTCTTATAACGCCACTCCATTCGATTAGAATAGAAGgggttttcttttggtgTGTTTTCCCCTTAAATTCGTCATTGGTCCCAGTTGttaatatttgtatttatatCATTGTAATTTGGTTGTTCAACTTATTGAGGGGGGGAAGGGAGGTGAATATATCTTTTAATGGATGGTAACGATATGGCTTTgcctcttttttttttttttttattaatttatgaGTTTATCACTTAAGTGGGTGAATTGATTCTTTTGTAAGGGCTTAGTTAGGATATCAGCGATTTGGTTTAAGGTTTCGAGATGAATTAGTTTAAAATATCCCGTCTTGATAAAATTGTCTGATGAATGCTAACCTGATGTTGATATGTCGATTCCTTTTGTTGAATGACTCATGGAGGTTGGTGTTGATAGCAGCTGTGCTGTCGGTGTGTAGTTTTGTTGGGTCCAATGGTTTCTGTTGTATGAACTCCAATGTAATTTTGAGCCAGATCTCCATTTTTATGGCAGGGGCGATGGCCGTGATTTCGCTTTCAGCAGGTGATAGCGTTACTAAGGCACTGGTTTCAGTTGTCCAGCTTATTGGGCCGCCAGCAAAGTAGAAACAGTATCTCAAAGTTGATTTGTATTCTGGCGTTGCGTTATATGAGTCATCTGGATAGGATTTCAAGCAGTTGTTCTTGTTATTGGAGACgtatttgattgatttttctGCTGTGCCTTTAAGATATTGGAAGATTTCTTCCAAATAGTTGAATACTCTGTCTGATGGTTTTAGTTGATGTGGTGGCTGATATAGTTGACAGAAAAACAGATATCTAGTCTAGTGTGTGTTGCGATGAAGATGAGTTGTCCTATTATTTGTCTAACTTGTAGTTGGTGTTCCTTGTCCTTTTTTATCGTATATTCACAATCTATGTACTAAGTTGGAGGGGTGGCTTTTGTGGATAATTTATCGTCAGCTAAGAATTTGGAAAATGCTTTTTTTGATGTAGTTGCATAGGTCGAAGCTAATATATATTCCctgatttttttcattgtaGAGTTATGTGATATGTATTGCTAGTATTTTCCTAGTCAAATTATAACCTTTTGGTGGTTTTTCTTCCACCAGACTCCTCCACTTTTATTGTGGATTTCTTACAGGGTGTtcataaaataaaacttgAAAACGTCACTTGGTCTGTActtatattgatattgtatctaaataaaaagaaaaaaaaaaaaaaatctccATCTATTTACCATTTATTTAACCAATGATTTGAACAACAGAATCATCTATagattttttgaaatcaataaatttgaatccAAGTAATTCTCTAGtcttttcattatcaattctACTTTCACCTTTCTTCCAAGCATCAGCTTGAGATGGATCACCTTTAGGTAATTTAGAATTCAATTGAGGGAAATCTTTATGaatcaaatccaaaataCTTTGAGTTGTAAATGGAGATTCAGCTAAAATTAATCTTTTACCTTGAATTgaatctttttcaaaagcAACAATATGAGCTTTAGCAACATCTCTaacatcaataaaataaccAGTTAAATTAGTGAATGTATCATTTggttttgaattcaataatccattaataatttctgaTGATGTGTTTAATTgggatttatttttgatttcaaaagcTTGTGGaccaaaaatataaactGGATTAATAACAGAAAGAGTgaaatttggtttttccttttcaacaaaatccCATGCGGCTTTTTCAGCAAATTTCTTGGATGCAACATAACCAGAAAGTGGATCAGCCAATGATTGTTCCCAAGTGATTGGATTCCAAGATTCTTCATTAGCTGGGATTGATGGGTCAGCTAAATCACCAAATCTTCCAATAGCAGCATATGAAGAAGTGACAACAACACGTTTAACTTGTGGTCCATAAGTTTTGATGGCTTGTAAGGCATTATTAGTACCTTCAACAGCTGGagttaataattctttttcaatatcagtAATGTTGAAATGGAATGGAGAAGCAGTATGTAAGAAAACAGTAACTTCTGGATGTTTCTTTAAAGCATCATCAAAAGCACCTTTAACAGAAATATctttaacaatttcataAGTGAAATTTTCTGAAGCCAATTTAGCAGctttcaaattttcttttaaagaGTCACCTTTTTCATTGGATCTAACAGTACCAACAACTTTATAATCTTTTTCGATCAATTGCTTGACTAAAGTTTGAGCAACAAAACCTGAAGCACCAGAAACGAAAACTGTGGTAGATGAAGACATTATAGTAATAGATGAAGTATAATATGAGGGGATGGAAATATTCTAATCAGTTTATaaagatttgaattattgaaagaacaaaaataaaaaaaaaaacaggaatataaattgatttcaattggAATTTGGTACCCctttttatattcttttcattgctcttcaattattaaaatccAGGGATGAAAATTCACCCTTGCTGAATAAAAAGAATCCTGGAAATATTTCAAGGGAAAgccacaaaaaaaaaaaaaaaaaaaaatggaagaTAAAAGAACcgaattgattatattgcTCTTCTCTCAATTTTGTCggaaattaattaatagaATCTTTCGgaataacaacaacgacTCGCCACAGCAATCTAGAAGAAAATATGAGGCGAtggaacaaaaaaaacatatttCCAATGATTGCTTTCCCCATTAGGAAAGTTACcgaacttttttttttcgggTCCTCATTGTTGTACTTACTAAGAGAAACTGTCGGACAAAATTGTAATTACAACTGAACGGATAAAAGAAAGTGTTACCTTGTTAACCGATAAACAAGTCTCCGTCAATACTTTCTTATTCTTGAATGTCTGTGGTTTAGAAGTAAAATTTATGGATATGACAAATTTGTAGATATGAATAGACCTAGAGCAACAACACCAGAAATTTGGTGTGTAGAATTTAAATACTCAGTTTGGTTCAAATTTGCTTTTTCGACCACTGTGGCATGGTCTGTTTATGCCTCAATTATCCCTATAAAGACTGactaaagaatttgaatcaataaCAAAGCTATGATTTCAGTTAATAAATGACAAATACCTGGGGGGGTGGCTTTTTtctacttttttttgtgtggAATTAcaatgcaaaaaaaaaacaaacagaCAAAAGTTTTAACCTTGAAGAATCAACAGTTGATCAATAACCCATACAAACtacatttattgaaaacttCTCCTATTGTTGTATCCATAGAATGGTTTCAAGATTTTTGACATATTTTGACACTAACACACAAACACAAAAGTCTagaattatttgtttgatttggttGTTATAGTCTAACCTGGTTCTTATATTGGTAGCACcacaaaattgatttcaataacCCTAATGTTTATATaatacccaaaaaaaaaccgaATAAGATTCAATTAACATGGTTGTGAATATATATGCTGCTAAGGGATCCTTTTATGAAGCGAACCCTATAGAGACTTAAACTTCATCGAGTTTGACCTATATATACAATTGAATTACTGTTGGTAATTAGAATTCCCAAAAGTACAACACAACACTTTCACTTtgctgcaaaaaaaaaaaaaaaaaaaaaaaaaaaaaaacaccaaCGGAATCATTACAAACCAACTATTTCAGTAAAGCTTTATATGAATGCAACTTCCTCCTTCTTTGTTTGACGAAAAACAAGGAGTCAACCCTATAAacgtgtgtgtgtgtgccAACCAGAATCCAAACGAAACGAAacgaaaattttttttttttttttttttttttcggcCGCCCaatgaaaatttaaattgaaatttccTGTcgattcaa
Encoded proteins:
- a CDS encoding D-lactaldehyde dehydrogenase, putative (Similar to S. cerevisiae GRE2;~induced by stress (osmotic, ionic, oxidative, heat shock and heavy metals) in S. cerevisiae), encoding MSSSTTVFVSGASGFVAQTLVKQLIEKDYKVVGTVRSNEKGDSLKENLKAAKLASENFTYEIVKDISVKGAFDDALKKHPEVTVFLHTASPFHFNITDIEKELLTPAVEGTNNALQAIKTYGPQVKRVVVTSSYAAIGRFGDLADPSIPANEESWNPITWEQSLADPLSGYVASKKFAEKAAWDFVEKEKPNFTLSVINPVYIFGPQAFEIKNKSQLNTSSEIINGLLNSKPNDTFTNLTGYFIDVRDVAKAHIVAFEKDSIQGKRLILAESPFTTQSILDLIHKDFPQLNSKLPKGDPSQADAWKKGESRIDNEKTRELLGFKFIDFKKSIDDSVVQIIG